The Arachis hypogaea cultivar Tifrunner chromosome 16, arahy.Tifrunner.gnm2.J5K5, whole genome shotgun sequence genome contains a region encoding:
- the LOC112756800 gene encoding protein FAR-RED ELONGATED HYPOCOTYL 3-like: protein MAVSCSNMFGVRFLCLNWDSLFLVNLYDDRRMWVPIYFKGEFWAAMRSTQRSESMHAFYGGYLHSKTSLVQFVHEYDNVLGVKEQRELEDDAADSRGVIPCATSSPIEKQFQQEYTTSIFRDVQTEFIKKANCRVSVVVEDEPSVSIMVEEEKLVNDTMIYIPYDVHFDRTTQEVRCECHLFESSGVLCCHCLEVFHSYKVYKVPPCYVLPRWCKKVKRQHTYVKSSHDVSRSDESHVAFRGLCAHFYNVAQEFVGDDDETSLLHAALDETRTKLAAHRAKKRSETVSDAHASFGSQSSNDIGVDDIQGPSKVATKRRPKSKRLSAALEKSFKNSARRNHKKSPPVFRPHASQDVNLPFVVGRNVPKQVGGFMSLLNSLNKN from the exons ATGGCTGTCAG TTGTAGTAATATGTTTGGTGTAAGGTTTCTATGCTTAAATTGGGATTCTTTATTTCTTGTAAATCTGTATGATGACCGGCGCATGTGGGTCCCGATATACTTCAAGGGTGAATTTTGGGCTGCCATGAGGAGTACGCAAAGAAGTGAGAGCATGCACGCATTCTACGGTGGATACTTACACAGTAAAACTAGCTTGGTTCAATTTGTTCACGAATATGACAATGTGCTTGGAGTGAAGGAGCAGAGGGAATTGGAGGATGATGCGGCAGACTCAAGGGGTGTTATCCCTTGTGCAACGAGCTCGCCTATTGAGAAACAGTTTCAACAAGAGTACACTACCAGCATATTTAGGGATGTTCAAACGGAGTTCATAAAAAAGGCTAATTGCAGGGTCTCTGTCGTTGTTGAAGATGAGCCATCGGTGTCCATCATGGTGGAAGAGGAGAAATTAGTCAACGATACTATGATTTACATTCCGTACGATGTACATTTTGACCGGACAACACAGGAGGTTCGGTGTGAGTGCCATCTGTTTGAGAGTTCAGGTGTGTTGTGCTGTCACTGTCTTGAAGTTTTCCACTCGTATAAAGTTTACAAAGTACCTCCCTGTTATGTTCTCCCTCGatggtgcaagaaagtaaagCGCCAGCATACGTATGTCAAGAGTAGCCATGATGTCAGTCGGTCGGATGAGAGTCATGTTGCATTCAGGGGACTTTGTGCACACTTCTATAATGTTGCTCAAGAGTTCGTCGGTGACGATGACGAAACATCATTGCTACATGCTGCTTTGGATGAAACAAGGACCAAGTTGGCAGCACACCGTGCAAAGAAGAGGTCTGAGACCGTGTCAGATGCCCACGCCAGCTTCGGCTCACAGAGTTCAAATGACATTGGTGTTGATGACATCCAAGGCCCATCGAAGGTCGCCACAAAGCGCAGGCCAAAGAGTAAGAGGCTCAGTGCTGCCCTTGAAAAGTCCTTCAAGAATTCAGCTCGGAGGAATCACAAGAAATCACCCCCG GTGTTTCGTCCTCACGCTTCGCAAGATGTAAACCTTCCTTTTGTTGTTGGTCGGAATGTTCCCAAACAAGTCGGTGGTTTCATGTCTTTGTTAAACTCCTTAAACAAAAATTAG